Genomic window (Eubalaena glacialis isolate mEubGla1 chromosome 6, mEubGla1.1.hap2.+ XY, whole genome shotgun sequence):
aatgaaaaggagaaggaaaggaggaaaaaaacatcCATTTACTTCTTAAAAATGACCCACTCTTGCGGCACTTCAGTGCAAATCCCCACGTGGGTAAGTGGTACTCCATTGGCCCACAGGGTGGCAGTAGCGGACCTGGAGGGGGCTCTTCTTTGGAGCAGAGTCTCGTGGGCGCTCTTTTCTgtctgcacaacaaagtgaagaAAAGAGCCTTCTTCCATTAAACACCTGTGCATTTCAGGGGAAGTCTTGTCTTAAATTATGCAGGTAATTTCCCATTTGAGGAAAAGAAAGGTGACATATTTAGGTTCAAGTGTCACGATTGCTCATTCGGTGTTCTAAGAGAAATTACTCCTGTCACCAGAAAGGGGCCCCAGTCCAAGGCCTGGTCCACGGTTACACTTTTGGATGTCACTCGCTTTTTGGAGATAACAGGtggaatgtttttaaaagaggaatGGCAATTTACCAGTTCAGCCGGGAGTTCCTGGTAATTTACTCACTGTTCCACGTAAGTTCAGCCTTGAACCTCAGCATCACCCTCAGTTGCCACCTGACACACCCCCCTGAGGCATCAGAGTCTTGGTGGTGGATGGTTTGCACGAAGCTGTTCAAGCTACAACACTGTGGGGCTTTACATTGTCCCAGGGCCGGTCATGGACCAGCTCACTAAGTGCAGAGGCAGAGAACAAGAGGCTTTCTGGGAAATAAAGGTCTCTTTGGGGTTTCTTTAAATTCAGATTATGTAAGTTAGATGGAGATGGGCATTTCTCCTGCTTATGTAAAAGGATTTAGACAAGGAAATCACAAAACTCATGAGAATGGGTTTAGAACTATTTGGAACTTAACAGTATTTTTCATGGCATCCTGTCAGATACACGTAGAAACGTATACTGTGCTCACTCCTAATGACTTAGCTGGTCCCTCAGCTTTGTTCCACAGGATATGACATTTCCTCTGCCAACTTTCCAATCATGGGGCTGTCATTCTCCTTGACAAGTAAAGAGTGACAAGATCTTTTATTAAAACGATCAGTATgtctatatataaaattttaggtGTATATACCTGCCTCTGAAATTATCTTATTAAGAATACCTTCATAATAATCCTTTCATTTTATTGCAAAAGACACGATTGTAATAGCATGGCTAGGAAGGAAACACAGCTAATTTTCAAGGTGACTCATTTAGCAAGATGGAAAACAAAAGCTCCTTGTGCGTAAAAATATCCAGTGATTGACATGTTACCAAATTTCCACAAAATAGATTTCCATGTAATTTAAgactttgatttcttttcctcATAGATCATAAGAACCCTCCTGACCAGGACTAGTGTCAGGGTAACATGTTTCCTTACGAACTGAGAAGCAGAGGCTTCTGTAGGGCGGTGAAAAGATCAGGATACTTTTGCATGAAGATGTCACTCCAGCAGtgctgcccccaccccagcaATGATTTCCTGGCTCGGCTCTCACTCTGCAGGCAGCGGGGAGTCACTGGGAGATTCTGAGCAGAGGAGCGTCTTGATTGACCCAGGCTTTAACCGGATCTCCACGGAGATGAGGCTGGAAGAGGGTGGGGCGGCTGTGGGAGCTGCCGGTTATCTCCCTCTGACTTCATTTTCTGCCGCCTTCCGTGGTCCCTGGTCCCTGGTCCCAGCCCACTGCTCTCCTGGCTGTTTCTTGAACCACCCGAAAGCTCCCACTCGGGCCTTTTGAGCGAgcacccctctgcctggaaccctcTTCCCCCGGCACCCACGGGCCTCCTCTCGCACCTTCTTCGGACGCCGGCTTCTCCTGGAGCTCTTCCTGGTCTAAAACCTACCCCCACCCACGCcaggccctccctgccccctccccgtctTTATGGCTCCTTCGTACTTATTGCCAAATGACACTTTAGGTGCAGTCAGTTGGCAATGACAACAGGGTTAACGTCCCAATAAACCCATCGTGAGTTGAAAATATCATAGGTCAAAAATGCATTAGATACACGCAGCCTCCCGGACATCCCAGCTCATCCCCGCCCACCTCACACGTGCTCAGAACACTCACATGAGCCTGCAGGTGGGCAGAACCCTCTAACACAAGGCCTAGTTTATAATAAAGGGTTGACTGTTTCATGGAGTTTAtggaatactgtactgaaagggaaaaacaggaTGGAGTGCGGGTCCGGATGGTTGTCAGTGTGTCGGTTGTTCACCCCCGTGACTGGGGGCTGCAGCTGCCCTGCCCAGGATCAGAGAGAGGGTCGTACTGCAGTCGGTCCCCCAGGGAAAGTCCACATTCTGAATTCTGAGCACGGTTTCCACTGAACACATATGGCTTTCGCACCATCGTAAAGTCGAACCATCATGAGTGGGGGGATGATCTGTGTTGATTGTGGCAGTGTCCGCATACATGGGGAGGGTCCACTCGGTAGGGCTAGGCGCCTTCAGCGCTGGGTCCCCGACGCCTGCACCTGCGTCTGGCACAGGCGGGTACCACGTGGATGTTGAAGTGAGCGCCCTCCCGGCCCTGCCGTCTCCCGCCCCCGCCTCAGTGGAGCACAGGACGCAGGATGTGGGGGCACATTGTCACCTCAGTGGTGCCTTCGCGCTGGGCCCTTCCTGGAGTTTAGACTCCCGTCAAATGCCTACGATGGAAGGAGGTTCGTAGCTAGCTTTTCAGACTGAGCACAGATCTCCAGCCACCATTCTGTTTATGGTCCAGGCCCTGCCCTGCTCTGCAGGTGGATCCGTTGCTGGATCGCCAAGAACCTTGTGACTCCCAGGGAGACCCTGGCCCCTCAGCCACCCCGTGAGCGCCGTCCTGAGCCAGCGCCGGGCCACCTGCGCCCTTGCATCCTGTCGCCTGCCAGCACCCCCTGCTGCCATCCAGGCCTTTCAAAGCCCCTGCCACATAAAGAGGGAAAACCAGAACACCACTCTTCAGCAAGGGTGCACTCTGgtgcctatttttattttaatgactcaTTCTCTCCTACCTCATTAGGCTTGCTTCTTTCAAGGGGGAATATCTGGCTGAATCTGCATAACCCCTTATTATTGACCTACGTCTGTTCACGCAGAAATGATTGCCACTCACGGCTCTCCTACCAGGCTCTTTTTGTAAATaatctaaatttattttctcaaagtagAAAGAAAGGGGATGTCTTGCTGGTTCCGCAATTTCCTTGTTTTGCTGGACTGCAAGGCcctgagattttatttatttatttatttatttatttatggctgcgttgggtcttcgttgctgtgcgtgggcttcagtagttgtggcatgcgggctcagtagttgtggcgcacgggtttagttgctctgcggcatgtgggatcttcccggaccagggctcgaacccatgtcccctgcattggcaggcggattcttaaccactgcgccaccagggaagcccagtccctGAGGTTTAAACGAATGTTCTTTGTCCCCACATCAGTGGCATGCAGCTCTTAGCTGAGGAAGGAGAACCCTGCAAACGTCGCTCTCAGCTCCAGGACCTCCTGACCTGCCCCCACCTGGTCCTGGTTCATGTGCTCCCCCCACCACCCGGCCTTGTTTCCCCCTGTCTTAGTGAGGCCACGGCCTTATACTTTAGAAATATTGCGAATTTGACTCTGAAGATGAAAGTTTTCCCCTCAAACCACTCCCCATTGTCATCATTCTGAAACCAGAGCTGGAGTGGGAAACAGATTTtgagactttaaaaattattccttgctgggacctagagactgtcatacagagtgaaggaagtcagaaagagagaaacaaataccgtatattaacgcatatatgtggaacctagaaaatggtacagatgaaccggtttgcagggcagaagtagagacacagacgtagagaacaaacgtttggacaccaagggggaaagcggggctggggggatgaattgggagattgggattgacatatatacactaatatgtataaaatagatacctaataagaacctgctgtataaaaaaaataaaataaaataaaattcaaaacaaaattattcCTTGCTGGTCTTCAGAGGCAAAATTCAGATAAGAGAGCTTATCAGTTATACTTGCGTTTCTACTCAAAAGCTCATGGCCGCTCAGTCAAAGGCCTCTTGTTCTGATCTTCCAACACTGCCCACAGTGCCCCAGACGGGCGGCAGCACACCCCGGGGCCTGGCATTTGGATGGAACATTTCTTCCCTGAGGAAAGAAGTGACAGTTTGAGACGGGGCGGGGTTGGGATGGAGAGTGCTGCCCACCCTGAGAAGTACCTGAGTTTGCGGGGATTCTGACTGAGCACCCCGAGTTCGTGGTCTGCTGCTGAACCTAGGTATGGTTGCTTTTGTTTGTGGAactttgagagaaaaagaaattcgtGGGGGCCCGGAGGGTCTGGTTTTGAAATGCAAACACGGGGGCTCTGAGTCAGACTTGGGCAGGGTGGCATTTTGTCTTTAAAGAGCAGCAATGTGGTTCCTCGATTTGTCTCCGCTGTCTTGACGTTTAGTTGGATTCCTGGGCAATTGGTCGGCCCGGGCACATCTCCACGGAGCATGGAGCCCTGGCCTTGGCACTGCCTGGCAAGTCTGTGTGCTTGGGGAGGGACTGTGGCTGGGAGGCCAGGCCGATTTTCAAGGCAGAACTGTGTGTAAAAACACCCAGTGACACAtaacttttagaaattaaaatgccTATTCTTGGGGAAAAAAGGCACACAGAAGTGTCATTGTAAGTTTACTTCTAATCTCTTACGGTAGAAGCTACAAAGCTGAGTTTACTTTCTAGCAAATTCTAGTTTATTTTCTAGAAAGTTGCATTTTATTACTGCAAAaggattttatttccaaatgagtATGCTTTTTTTGAGCAGGAGTTTTGGAGTCCCAGAGACAGAGGTTGAGAAGGTGATGGTATGCAATGGCAATTCTCAAGTTCAAGGAGGGGGAAAAAGTCATGCTTTGATGGGGAGACTTCTTTTTGACTGTCCATAAACTGGCATTTAAGTAGAAGTCAGCAGTTTCTCTGCACCAAGTTAAAGAATGTGGTGCTGGGTAAAGGGAGGCTTACGCCTTATATTCATTACTAACCAAAGAAAGGCAGGAAGAATTGTGATCCATCAGGTTTTTATGGCTAAGATAGCCGAGCTGTATTATTAGGATCACAACAGTCACAGCTGGTATAGATGGCTGACCTgtagtatgtttgtgtgtgttgagGGCAGGCGGTGGGGTGTGGAGTATATCACAGAATTATCTAAAATAATTAGAATAGTTATTGCCTAAATCTGAAGTGTGCAACTAGAAGAGTCCTGCTGGGGAAGCAAATCGTGGCAAACATTGGGTCTGttgtggaaatgttctaaaaccagACTGTTAACACAGTGAGCCATTTTAAATGTAACTCGCTACGTGTTTGGAGAGAAACACATACCCTCTTTTTAGGAACCTGAAACAAACTCTTGGAGCTGCAGCATCACAGCCGGTGAGTCTGATTGCTGGGATTAATAAATCACAGCTGCGCCAGTCCCAATCTTGGCAGGATTCTGGATTCAGCTGTTTTCTCCTTGCCCCATTACGTTCTAGATTGATGGTCTGCATTATGTCTGGAGCCAGCCATCAGCTCGCTCTTTTCCTCTGCGGCTGTTGCGTGGCTGCCCTGGGGGTCCAGGCCGAGGAGCGCTGCCCGGCTGAGCGTCACCAGGCTGCCCAGTACGTGGCTGCCGTGTACGAGCACCGGTCCATCCTGAGCCCGAACCCGCTGGCCCTCACCAGCCGCGAGCAGGCCTTGGAGCTCATGAACCAGAACCTCGACATCTATGAACAGCAAGTGATGATCGCGGCCCAAAAGGCAAGAAGTGCTCCCGGGTCAGCTTGTTCGCAGAGCAGTGTAGATTAGCCCTTGGTGTTGCGTTCCCTCTGGGAAATCAGCCCGGCCAGTAAAGATGAGCTGAATGAGTCAGTCGGCTGGAGTCCCGCTACTGAGAGGCTGGTCTGCAGCACCAGCAGACCCTCTAAGGTTGGGAGGAGTGCAGAATTTGGGGCCTGCCCTAGACTTGCTGAGTCAGAGTGTACATTTTAGCAAGATTCCCCAGGTGATGCTTCCCCTCCAGCCTGGgaagcccagggccaggcacGTGGTGGTGCCAGAAGAACCGCTCGGTTGCTTGTAAacaaacgtggttgcccagctcCCACGCCTGCAGAGTCAGTTGGGGAGTGCGCCGGGGCACTGGGATTTTTTAAGGTTCCCCGGTGGATTCAGATGTGCAGAAACATCTGAAAGCCAGCAGGCACGATGGCCTCTTATGCTCTCGGAGGCTTTCAGAGATAACTAAAGTAGTAAGCGGCCCCAGAGCTGCGTTTGCTGCCTCCCGATGACGTGGGGCTCCTTTCTGGTCCCCGCGCCAGACCCCGAACGGCCTGAGAGCTCAGTCCAGACAGAACCCAGCCCAGCGGACAAAGGACGCAGGTGCCGCCTTTGTGAAGGCTTCCTGAGCGGCCCCTTTTCCGCTCCTGCCGGGAAGGGTGGGGCAGACGGGGAGGTGTGGGAGCCAGAAGTCTCCGTAGGAAAATGGCCTGCTGGGAGGGCAGTCTGGCCCTGAgccccggcgggggcgggggaccCGCCCGGCTGCTGGAGGAAGCCCCGCTCCGCCCTGCCGGGACAGCATGTGGGCTCCCTGCGAGCAGAGCGGCCCGCGTCTGTGAGTTCAGCGGGCAGACCTGTGGTGCCTGCAGGTCCTGCCTGAACAGCCCCCGTCTCCGTTCAGGGTGGTCAGCACTTCCTGGACAACCACTGGCCATCGCTACCTTTTAAAATGTAGCCTGTAGTCCCTATATATGTAACACACAAATGTTGGAAGGGCGCTTAAAGGCCGGTCCAGCTGTTCTGATGGGTGACactgctctttttttccccaacccGACGTCCAGCTTCCCCTGGACGCCTCCAGTGGCCCAGGACTCACTGCCCACTTGAGGACAGTGGGAACGTCTGGAAAGGGCTTCCTTTCCATGGGCAACAATCAGCCTCCCTGTAACTGCCACCCATCGTCCTGTCCTCCTGGCCAAACAGAACAGACTGAATCCCATCCCACACACGCCATCTTTCCCAGATCTGAGGACGGCCCCAGCATGTCTCCCAGGCTGTCTCTCCAGTCCCACCCACAGTTCCCGGAGGGATGCGGTTCCAGCCCTGTCCCCCAAGACTTTCCGGGTTACGTCCCTGCCCTGAGCTGCACGCGGTTTTGTCGAGGGCAGGACGGGGGAAACCTGCCACCATGCTCATTCTACGTGTTGTCCCCAGAAGGAAAGCTTTTGGCAGCCACACCTTGCTGTGGGTTCATCAGGCGCTTGCTGTCAGCCAAAGCTCCTGAGCCCttttcacacagacacacacgctgTCCTGTACTTGTTAGGTTAATTTATTTAACCCGAGAACAAAGCCTCACATTTATGCCATTGAATTTCATCCTGGTGGGCTATTTGGGGGTCTTTACTGACAGACATCCTGCGTATCAGTTACCTTCACGTCATTCACACTTCTGGGACATACCTCATTTGTGTCTGCACTGAAGCCGGTGTAAAACCATCCCAGCCCGTGCCCGCAGGCCTCCTCCTGACACAGGTCCGTTCTCGGCACGAAGGTGTTGGCTTGCGGGCAGCTGAAATGTCACCCCCTTCTTCTCCATCCTTCCACAAGACCATGCTGAGACACTTGGCAGATGCCACACTGAAACCCAGAGACTGTGACTGCAGTTTTCCCCCGCATTTTAATAACCTGCCCCCCAATGAAACATATAACATGTTTTTCTTGAACCCATGCTGCCTGCAGGCATCATTCCTTCTCTGTTTGTGGTCCAGGAGCAGGGACAACAGCTGTTGATCCAGTCATTTTTAGGGCTTACAGACATCTTGGCTCCCCTACGTGGTTATATGTGTTAAAGTAACCTCTAACACAGGTTGATGCCATGCATGTGTCAAAGTTTTATATCAAACTTGCTATAAGGGCAGAGGTTCCTGCAGGCCAATTAAATGAGTTCTCTCATttacagggaagaaaaggagTTACGCTTAAAGATATTAGGCTGGGTGGTCAGCTGGGTTGGCACCCGGAATTCCCCAGGAGTTCTTGAGCTCACTGGTCTGTCAGAAAACTGCTCAAGCCCTTTATCAGGAATGCAAATTCCTCCCTAGAATGGATGGGTAATCACATCAGACCCCAAGTTCTGTCCCGGCTCAAGTCTGAGTCCTCATTCTGGGCAGATGTATATTAGGAAatgcaatttaattttaatattaatctaATATGTATCCATAATGGTTAATGTCCATAGGAAACCATTCAGTGCTTTCAAAGTTGtgtttttaataaaggaaaacatgtgtccaagtataattttcaaaaagttagAAACATGACTCTTACACATAGAGAAGAATGGACATATGTCAAAGCtcttatttaactcattaattaacTCAGGAACCAGTAAGATGGTAAAGCTGGTTCAAAAGATAACTTGAGGAACAGATGTGAGTGTATCCATCAGTCAAATGAATGTTGAAATGAATCTGCTAATAGATACAAAACGGGCTAATGTCCTACAGGGCAATAAAACTGTCATGTTTAGGGTGATCTTTTATTAAATAGCAAAGTCAAACAGTGATACATTCACTAGATGAATAATCCTTGAGTGTGCTTGTCAGTACCCTGGTATATTGTAGAAAGATATACGTAtacaaagaatgtatacataaatTCTTCGTCTTGCTTTATTtccaagtttgtgataatttttctttctaatgtgcAATAAGATGACCAGCCTCATATTCTGCTGGAGGGAGTGTACATTGCTGTAAGCTTTCTGGAAAGCTACTTGGCAACGTatattaagaatttaaaatttttcatacacTTGACTCAGTATTTTCACTTATAAGGctttattctaaagaaataatcagagttCCAATCAAAGATTTGTGTACAATGCTCATTCAGGAAGTGTTTTGGGCACCCTGTACGCAGATGGTCAACACAGTTtttttattacagaatgttgggaACAATTCAAATGCCCAATAACAGAGGATAAACTGTGGTATCCTCTTAAATATAATCCAGCATATAATACAAGTGATATTTCTGAAGGTATCTTTGTAGTCTTGATGCTCTGTAGTGAGAGAGTCAAGATGGAaaaccatttgtttattattgtctcAATTATACAGGCACACACCTATACAGAGAGGGGGAAACAATGAAAATAGGCAAGATGTTAACAATAAGTATCTTCATGATATAGGATTATGAATTCTTCCTTTATGTTgtcttttccaaattttctacacttaaacttttgaaaatttttttataaccaggaaaaaaattataaggaGTTTGCAGTGCATTCCAGAAATAGTGACTCAAATTGCCTGTTATTTTAGATTATTCATGCTTGCTCTGCCATCCTCCTCCACCTTTCACTGTGGGGTGATGCTGCCCCGGGCTTAACATTTTCAGCCGAGTAAGTGAAGAGCGGCAGCCGAAGGGGCCCTGGCGCTGGGAGCTGAGGGCTGCCCTGTTTGTTTGGGTTTCCTCAGGTTGCTGCCGCTGTCACAGGGAGCCTGGGGCTGTCACAGGCAAGGACCCCCAGTGTCTCCAGCTGTGGGAGAAGGCCTGTAGGGCGGTCAGGGCTCTGACGGGAGTCTCCTAACTCCTAAGGCAAGTTAGAGCAAGTCCTGGTTCCTATGCTGAAATCAGTGCACTTGACTTTCACCCACCAGCCCACTGGGGCCCGTTAGAATCACGTGGGGACCTGTTGCCAGGACCCCACCCACAGTTGACTGAAGCAGACTTTTTAGGGATGGGCCCAAGCATCACCGCTAAACAAAGATTGTGTTTTCAGAAGTCCCCTGTCTGATTTAGAAGCACAATGAAGGTTGAAAACCACCCACCAGACTAGCGGTAGCACATCTGCTGAGCCTGATACTCAGGCCTGTTACAGTCGCTGCTCCATCTCCCATGGCACCACCACCAACTCCAAACCCCTCCAAACTCCTGCTCCCTTCAGCCAGACTCACTTGTAACCTTCTTCCCTGACCAGCCCTCGGTACGGTGCTGGTCCCTAGAAGACTTTGTCTTTCTTCCCTCAGAGTTAGGCCAAGTGAGACAGCTCCCCCAAGGCTCAGATCCCTGCCGAGCCCAGCTACCACGTCTGGACCTCTGTGGTTCCTGGTTCAGAGCAGCTGCAGGACGGCTGTCAGAGGAATGAAGGGGTGCTTCCCGTTATCTGTTAACGGACTATTCTCTGATGTTTTGACTTGCAGGGTGTACAGATTATAGTGTTTCCAGAAGAtggcatccatggattcaacttTACAAGAACATCCATTTACCCATTTTTGGACTTCATGCCTTCTCCCCACCTGGTCAGGTGGAACCCATGCCTGGAGCCCCACCGATTCAATGACACGGAAGTATGTAAGGGGACCAGCCTTCCTCCTCAGGAGGTGGGAGGCTCATGGAGATGAACCAAGCCAGGGGCCAAGAGCCAGGACATGTTGAATGAGACTGACAGGAGCCCTTAGGGGCCTGAGAACCAAACCCGAGCTCCATGTGCCACAGTCATTCACTTAAAGAATGTCTGCTATTATGAGGCATTTACTCATCTGTGGATCGTTCTATTTGTTAATCACACAAGAAATGCATGAATATATGCTTCTACAACAAATCaaagttaaaagaatgaaagCCCACCTTCACCACACCCCATCCCTCATCCACCTCCCTTTCTAGACAAACTGCCATCAGTGCATCCACCTATATTCTTTTCTATGCATCTCATAGATActgacatctttatttttaaattttattatttttactgaagtacagttgatttacaatgttgtgttaatttcttctgtacagcaaagtgattcagttatacttacatatattcactattttttatattcttttccattatggtttatcacaggatattgaatatggttccctgtgctatacagtaggaccttgtttatctattttatatatagtagtgcatctgctaatcccaaactccc
Coding sequences:
- the BTD gene encoding biotinidase isoform X2; the encoded protein is MVCIMSGASHQLALFLCGCCVAALGVQAEERCPAERHQAAQYVAAVYEHRSILSPNPLALTSREQALELMNQNLDIYEQQVMIAAQKGVQIIVFPEDGIHGFNFTRTSIYPFLDFMPSPHLVRWNPCLEPHRFNDTEVCPPAPELYGCQGRDVPGGQSWDKAALS